One Saccharopolyspora erythraea NRRL 2338 genomic region harbors:
- a CDS encoding YggT family protein: MEPALIVLYYVLFFFWLLLTARIVIELVRVFARDWRPAGGVAIALESIYTVTDPPIRLLRRVIPTVRIGGVGLDLSIMVLLLVVFILMQLVKSG, encoded by the coding sequence GTGGAACCGGCGCTGATCGTTCTTTATTACGTTCTCTTCTTCTTCTGGCTGCTGCTCACGGCACGTATCGTGATCGAGCTCGTTCGGGTGTTCGCGCGCGACTGGCGCCCCGCAGGGGGGGTTGCAATCGCGTTGGAGAGCATCTACACAGTGACCGACCCGCCGATCCGACTTCTGCGTCGGGTGATCCCGACGGTCCGGATCGGCGGCGTCGGACTGGACCTATCGATTATGGTGCTGCTGCTGGTTGTGTTCATACTGATGCAACTGGTGAAGTCCGGGTGA
- a CDS encoding cell division protein SepF has translation MSALHKLKAYFGMVPADEIDEVYDDEVAYRDRYADPDTSYDAPSDRVGGRRRVAGGVRGGFQPEAEEDGGDYGEEFREPARSRRQWAPPETPVRAPLGSDAHREQVSRLRAVTDTGSHFNLSKITTLHPRSYSEARTIGEQYRDGTPVIMNLTEMDEADAKRLVDFAAGLAFALRGSIEKVTNRVFLLSPPNVDVAAEDKRRLAEGAFFNYG, from the coding sequence ATGAGCGCTTTGCACAAGCTGAAGGCTTACTTCGGCATGGTCCCCGCCGACGAGATCGACGAGGTCTACGACGACGAGGTGGCCTACCGCGACCGCTACGCGGACCCCGACACCTCCTACGACGCACCATCCGACCGGGTGGGTGGCCGCCGGCGCGTGGCCGGCGGTGTCCGGGGCGGCTTCCAGCCGGAGGCCGAGGAGGACGGCGGCGACTACGGCGAGGAGTTCCGCGAGCCTGCGCGTTCGCGCAGGCAGTGGGCCCCGCCGGAGACGCCCGTCCGAGCGCCCCTGGGCTCGGACGCGCACCGGGAGCAGGTCTCCCGGCTGCGTGCCGTAACCGATACCGGCAGTCATTTCAACTTGAGCAAGATCACAACACTGCATCCCCGCAGTTACAGCGAGGCCCGCACCATCGGTGAGCAGTACCGCGACGGCACTCCGGTGATCATGAACCTGACGGAGATGGACGAAGCGGACGCCAAGCGGCTGGTGGACTTCGCCGCCGGGCTGGCGTTCGCGCTCCGCGGTTCGATCGAGAAGGTCACCAATCGAGTGTTCTTGCTCTCACCGCCCAACGTGGACGTGGCGGCCGAGGACAAGCGCCGTCTCGCCGAGGGCGCCTTTTTCAACTACGGGTGA
- a CDS encoding YggS family pyridoxal phosphate-dependent enzyme, which yields MSEDSRQERKAEIAESLREVRERVDAACRAAGRQPEEVELLAVTKTFPAGDAALLADLGLTELAENREQEARGKVAEFAELRPEAAVRWHMIGQLQRNKARSVVRWADVVESVDSVRLAEALRRAAANALDAGERSEPLDVLIQVGLDDAAGRGGCPPGDVSALAAEITRHSDLRLRGVMAVAPLGGDPDVAFATLSGIARRLQEDYPEAVEMSAGMSGDLESAVAHGSTRVRVGTALLGGRRLISP from the coding sequence GTGAGCGAGGACAGCAGGCAGGAGCGCAAGGCCGAGATCGCCGAGTCGCTGCGGGAGGTGCGCGAGCGCGTCGACGCCGCATGCCGCGCCGCGGGCAGGCAGCCGGAGGAGGTCGAGCTGCTGGCGGTCACCAAGACCTTCCCGGCCGGCGACGCGGCGCTGCTGGCCGACCTGGGGCTGACCGAGCTGGCCGAGAACCGCGAGCAGGAGGCGCGCGGCAAGGTCGCCGAGTTCGCCGAGCTGCGCCCGGAAGCCGCGGTGCGCTGGCACATGATCGGGCAGTTGCAGCGCAACAAGGCCCGCTCGGTGGTTCGCTGGGCCGACGTCGTGGAGTCGGTCGACAGCGTGCGGCTCGCGGAGGCGCTGCGGCGGGCGGCGGCCAACGCGCTCGACGCCGGTGAGCGCAGCGAACCGCTCGACGTGCTGATCCAGGTCGGCCTCGACGATGCCGCCGGGCGCGGAGGATGTCCGCCCGGCGACGTTTCGGCACTCGCCGCCGAGATCACCCGCCACAGTGATCTTCGGTTGCGGGGAGTGATGGCGGTGGCACCCCTTGGCGGAGACCCGGATGTGGCTTTCGCTACACTTTCCGGGATTGCCCGGCGCCTGCAGGAGGACTACCCCGAAGCTGTTGAAATGTCGGCTGGAATGAGCGGCGACCTCGAGAGTGCGGTGGCGCACGGCTCGACACGCGTGCGTGTCGGAACTGCGCTGCTGGGAGGTCGCCGGTTAATCTCGCCGTAG
- the pgeF gene encoding peptidoglycan editing factor PgeF — translation MRIRRVITTREGGASRPPFDSFNLGGRVGDDPAAVAANQRKLAEGIGLAEDRLVWMEQIHGRNAAVVDGPVPEPVEATDALVTAEPGLALVALTADCVPVLLGDPESGVVAAVHAGRVGARVGVVVSALKAMREAGARLDRIEALLGPAACGECYEVPPEMQADVELHLPGSACKTSKGTTGLDIRAGLWEQLAAAGIARIGVDPRCTMESRELYSHRRDGGRTGRFAAVVWAEPEDQR, via the coding sequence GTGCGGATTCGTCGCGTGATCACCACGCGGGAAGGCGGTGCGTCCCGGCCGCCGTTCGACTCGTTCAACCTCGGCGGCCGGGTCGGTGACGACCCGGCGGCGGTGGCGGCCAACCAGCGCAAGCTCGCCGAGGGCATCGGCCTCGCCGAGGACCGGCTGGTGTGGATGGAGCAGATCCACGGCCGCAACGCCGCCGTCGTCGACGGCCCGGTCCCGGAGCCGGTCGAGGCGACCGACGCGCTGGTGACCGCCGAGCCGGGGCTCGCGCTGGTGGCGCTGACCGCCGACTGCGTGCCGGTGCTGCTCGGCGACCCGGAGAGCGGCGTGGTGGCGGCCGTGCACGCCGGCCGGGTCGGTGCCCGCGTCGGGGTCGTGGTGTCCGCGCTGAAGGCCATGCGGGAGGCCGGAGCCCGGCTCGACCGCATCGAGGCGCTGCTCGGTCCGGCGGCCTGCGGCGAGTGCTACGAGGTGCCGCCGGAGATGCAGGCCGACGTGGAGCTGCACCTGCCCGGCAGCGCCTGCAAGACGAGCAAGGGCACCACCGGCCTCGACATCCGGGCCGGGCTCTGGGAGCAGCTCGCGGCCGCCGGGATCGCCCGGATCGGCGTCGACCCGCGCTGCACGATGGAGTCCCGCGAGCTCTACAGCCACCGCCGCGACGGCGGCCGGACCGGCCGCTTCGCCGCGGTCGTGTGGGCGGAGCCGGAGGACCAGCGGTGA
- the ftsZ gene encoding cell division protein FtsZ encodes MTPPHNYLAVIKVVGIGGGGVNAVNRMIEVGLKGVEFIAVNTDAQALLMSDADVKLDIGRELTRGLGAGAAPEVGHKAAEDHKEEIEEVLKGADMVFVTAGEGGGTGTGGAPVIASVARKLGALTIGVVTRPFSFEGKRRANQAEQGIKELRDCCDTLIVIPNDRLLQLGDIGVSLMDAFRSADEVLLSGVQGITDLITTPGLINLDFADVKSVMSGAGSALMGIGSARGEGRAVQAAQKAINSPLLEASMEGAHGVLLAIAGGSDLGLFEINESASLVQESAHPEANIIFGTVIDDSLGDEVRVTVIAAGFDAGTPTHKKLEPTKVGSRDAVASGEAGRVTEGQVVGSKPEPEPEPQQQAPTPPAPEPAAQQPAPPQPAPPPAPAQPEPQPEPQPQPPQQQAPAPAQHHEPERPQPQQEQRDNTDQRGGFAQRSPVFGGDGAGPSVSVPTRAGGSGYPSHAGMSGSLPNRAVPVTDDNDDDVDIPPFMRR; translated from the coding sequence ATGACGCCCCCGCACAACTACCTCGCGGTGATCAAGGTCGTCGGCATCGGTGGTGGCGGCGTCAACGCCGTGAACCGCATGATCGAGGTCGGGCTCAAGGGTGTCGAGTTCATCGCGGTGAACACCGACGCGCAGGCCCTGCTGATGTCCGACGCCGACGTCAAGCTCGACATCGGCCGGGAGCTCACCCGCGGGCTGGGAGCGGGCGCGGCGCCGGAGGTCGGCCACAAGGCCGCCGAGGACCACAAGGAGGAGATCGAGGAGGTCCTCAAGGGCGCCGACATGGTCTTCGTGACCGCGGGCGAGGGCGGCGGCACCGGTACCGGTGGCGCACCGGTCATCGCCTCGGTCGCGCGCAAGCTCGGCGCGCTGACCATCGGCGTGGTCACCCGTCCGTTCTCCTTCGAGGGCAAGCGGCGGGCCAACCAGGCCGAGCAGGGCATCAAGGAGCTGCGCGACTGCTGCGACACCCTGATCGTCATCCCCAACGACCGGCTGCTGCAGCTCGGCGACATCGGCGTGAGCCTGATGGACGCCTTCCGCTCCGCCGACGAGGTCCTGCTCTCCGGTGTCCAGGGCATCACCGACCTGATCACCACCCCCGGCCTGATCAACCTCGACTTCGCCGACGTCAAGAGCGTCATGTCCGGCGCGGGCAGCGCGCTGATGGGCATCGGCTCGGCGAGAGGGGAGGGCAGAGCCGTGCAGGCCGCGCAGAAGGCGATCAACTCGCCGCTGCTGGAGGCGTCCATGGAGGGCGCGCACGGCGTGCTGCTGGCCATAGCGGGCGGTTCGGACCTCGGCCTGTTCGAGATCAACGAGTCGGCCTCGCTGGTGCAGGAGTCCGCGCACCCCGAGGCCAACATCATCTTCGGTACGGTGATCGACGACTCGCTTGGCGACGAGGTCCGCGTGACCGTGATCGCCGCGGGCTTCGACGCAGGCACCCCGACGCACAAGAAGCTCGAACCGACCAAGGTCGGCTCCCGCGACGCGGTCGCCTCCGGTGAGGCGGGCCGCGTCACCGAGGGCCAGGTCGTCGGCAGCAAGCCGGAACCCGAGCCCGAGCCGCAGCAGCAGGCCCCGACGCCCCCGGCGCCCGAGCCCGCCGCGCAGCAGCCCGCGCCTCCGCAGCCCGCGCCTCCGCCGGCCCCGGCCCAGCCCGAACCGCAGCCGGAGCCGCAGCCCCAGCCGCCGCAGCAGCAGGCGCCCGCACCGGCGCAGCACCACGAGCCCGAGCGTCCGCAGCCCCAGCAGGAGCAGCGCGACAACACCGACCAGCGCGGCGGTTTCGCGCAGCGCTCCCCGGTCTTCGGTGGCGACGGAGCAGGACCGAGCGTGTCGGTGCCGACCCGCGCCGGCGGCAGCGGCTACCCGTCGCACGCGGGCATGAGCGGCTCGCTGCCGAACCGGGCGGTGCCGGTCACCGACGACAACGACGACGACGTCGACATCCCGCCGTTCATGCGCCGCTGA
- a CDS encoding SDR family oxidoreductase, with product MNAPLHGKVALVAGATRGAGRGIAVELGTAGATVYCTGRSTRQRRSDYDRPETIEDTAEMVTAAGGRGVAVEVDHCDPDQVRALVERIEADCGKLDVLVNNLGGENLTDFGGPLWERSLDNGIRRLRVSIEAHMITSYHALGLLHRRPGGLSVEITDGTAEVDGEHYRAETGAFFDIAKFTAHRMAWVQGQELRAHGCTAVSLTPGWLRSELMLELFGVTEENWRDATATEPHFCISESPRFVGRAVAALASDPDVARWNGQSLSSGGLAKVYGFTDLDGTRPDSWRYIVEVTYAGKPADDAGYR from the coding sequence ATGAACGCACCACTGCACGGCAAGGTCGCGCTGGTGGCGGGGGCGACCCGCGGCGCGGGACGGGGGATCGCCGTGGAGCTCGGCACGGCCGGGGCCACCGTGTACTGCACCGGACGGAGCACGCGGCAGCGGCGTTCGGACTACGACCGCCCGGAGACCATTGAGGACACCGCGGAGATGGTGACGGCCGCGGGCGGGCGGGGCGTCGCGGTGGAGGTCGACCACTGCGATCCCGACCAGGTGCGGGCGCTGGTCGAGCGGATCGAGGCCGACTGCGGCAAGCTGGACGTCCTGGTCAACAACCTCGGCGGCGAGAATCTCACCGACTTCGGCGGGCCGCTGTGGGAACGGTCGCTGGACAACGGGATCCGGCGGCTGCGGGTGAGCATCGAGGCGCACATGATCACCAGCTACCACGCGCTGGGGCTGCTGCACCGGCGGCCGGGCGGGCTGTCGGTCGAGATCACCGACGGCACCGCCGAGGTCGACGGCGAGCACTACCGCGCCGAGACCGGCGCGTTCTTCGACATCGCCAAGTTCACCGCGCACCGGATGGCGTGGGTGCAGGGCCAGGAGCTCAGGGCGCACGGCTGCACGGCGGTGTCGCTGACGCCGGGCTGGCTGCGTTCGGAGCTGATGCTGGAGCTCTTCGGGGTCACCGAGGAGAACTGGCGCGACGCCACCGCGACCGAACCGCACTTCTGCATCTCGGAGTCCCCGCGCTTCGTCGGGCGGGCGGTGGCGGCGCTGGCGTCGGACCCCGACGTCGCGCGCTGGAACGGGCAGTCGCTCTCCAGCGGCGGGCTGGCGAAGGTCTACGGCTTCACCGACCTCGACGGCACGCGACCGGACAGCTGGCGCTACATCGTCGAGGTCACCTACGCGGGCAAGCCCGCCGACGACGCGGGGTACCGGTGA
- a CDS encoding helix-turn-helix transcriptional regulator — MRASRLISLVLLLQARETMTAAELARELEVSERTITRDVLALSEAGVPVYSERGRGGGYRLVGGYRSRLTGLHRAEAEALFLAGVPGPAGEMGLSEAVAAARLKASAALAPPFRDAPARVGQRFHLDAPRWFREPETPARLAEVAGAVWSDHVIAAWYRRGEQEVRRDLEPYGLVLKAGVWYLAARSGQRFLVYRVDRFERVEVGDATFDRDTAFDLPRFWADRSAEFARSLLRTRITVRVSPDGLRKLNATGDRVAVTEAVAGAGEPDGQGWLTLALPVESLDIAYHQVLELGPEAEVVGPAALRERMAESASRLIALYR; from the coding sequence ATGCGTGCGTCGAGACTGATTTCACTGGTGTTGCTGCTCCAGGCCCGGGAGACCATGACCGCGGCCGAGCTGGCGCGGGAGCTGGAGGTCTCCGAGCGCACCATCACCCGCGACGTGCTGGCGCTGTCGGAGGCGGGGGTGCCGGTCTACAGCGAGCGCGGGCGCGGCGGCGGGTACCGGCTCGTCGGCGGGTACCGATCCCGGCTCACCGGGCTGCATCGCGCCGAGGCGGAGGCGCTGTTCCTGGCAGGCGTGCCCGGGCCCGCGGGCGAGATGGGCCTTTCCGAGGCGGTCGCCGCCGCACGCCTGAAGGCGTCGGCCGCGCTCGCGCCGCCCTTCCGCGACGCGCCCGCCCGGGTCGGGCAGCGCTTCCACCTCGACGCGCCCCGCTGGTTCCGCGAGCCGGAGACCCCGGCCCGGCTCGCGGAAGTCGCCGGCGCGGTGTGGTCCGACCACGTGATCGCGGCGTGGTACCGGCGCGGCGAGCAGGAGGTCCGGCGGGACCTCGAACCGTACGGGCTGGTCCTCAAGGCGGGCGTCTGGTACCTGGCGGCGCGCAGCGGGCAGCGCTTCCTGGTGTACCGGGTCGACCGCTTCGAGCGCGTCGAGGTCGGCGACGCCACCTTCGACCGCGACACCGCCTTCGACCTGCCGCGGTTCTGGGCCGACCGGTCGGCGGAGTTCGCGCGTTCGCTGCTGCGGACACGCATCACCGTCCGGGTCAGCCCCGACGGCCTGCGCAAGCTCAACGCCACCGGCGACCGCGTCGCGGTGACCGAGGCCGTCGCCGGCGCGGGCGAACCCGACGGGCAGGGCTGGCTCACCCTCGCGCTGCCCGTCGAGTCCCTGGACATCGCCTACCACCAGGTGCTCGAGCTCGGCCCGGAGGCCGAGGTCGTCGGACCCGCCGCGCTGCGCGAGCGGATGGCCGAAAGCGCCTCCCGGCTCATCGCCCTCTACCGGTAG
- a CDS encoding carbohydrate ABC transporter permease: MADTENRTTDTGNQAIGPARRRRNAGSARKNGVTGRAVAAYVIAFATVAPLLWLLLAAFRPESELYSAGWPSELTLDNVAYVLTEVPFLRYLANSAFVSVTVTAIALFLHSMAAYALARLAFRGRGVAFASVVATLLISLPVILVPLFIVVRGLGMVDSYAGLIVPGLFNAFGIFLLRQFYLGVPRELEEAAHLDGCGHWRIYWHVILPLSRPMLAALAVLFFLANWNSFLWPLAVAQDESLRVVQVGIASLQGQYASKQHYVIAAAMLAALPTVLVFLVGQRWLVASLKTTGLK; encoded by the coding sequence ATGGCGGACACCGAAAACCGGACGACGGACACTGGAAACCAGGCCATCGGACCGGCTCGCCGGCGCCGGAACGCCGGCTCGGCGCGGAAGAACGGGGTCACCGGCCGCGCGGTGGCGGCCTACGTCATCGCGTTCGCCACGGTCGCGCCGCTGCTCTGGCTGCTGCTGGCCGCGTTCCGCCCGGAGTCCGAGCTGTACTCGGCGGGATGGCCGAGCGAGCTGACGCTGGACAACGTCGCCTACGTGCTGACCGAGGTGCCGTTCCTGCGCTACCTGGCCAACAGCGCGTTCGTCTCGGTCACGGTCACCGCCATCGCGCTGTTCCTGCACTCGATGGCCGCCTACGCGCTGGCCCGGCTCGCCTTCCGGGGCAGGGGGGTCGCGTTCGCCTCGGTCGTGGCGACGCTGCTGATCTCGCTGCCGGTGATCCTGGTGCCGCTGTTCATCGTGGTGCGGGGCCTGGGGATGGTCGACTCCTACGCGGGGCTGATCGTGCCCGGGCTGTTCAACGCCTTCGGGATCTTCCTGCTCCGGCAGTTCTACCTCGGCGTGCCGCGCGAGCTGGAGGAGGCCGCCCACCTCGACGGCTGCGGGCACTGGCGGATCTACTGGCACGTGATCCTGCCGCTGAGCCGCCCGATGCTGGCCGCGCTGGCGGTGCTGTTCTTCCTGGCCAACTGGAACTCGTTCCTGTGGCCGCTGGCGGTGGCCCAGGACGAGTCGCTGCGGGTGGTGCAGGTCGGCATCGCCTCCCTGCAGGGCCAGTACGCGTCGAAGCAGCACTACGTCATCGCCGCGGCGATGCTGGCCGCGCTGCCGACGGTGCTGGTGTTCCTGGTCGGCCAGCGCTGGCTGGTCGCGTCCCTGAAGACCACCGGCCTCAAGTGA
- a CDS encoding carbohydrate ABC transporter permease, with protein sequence MSATLIEPTATGTRGRRAGRRRDDSAAAFAFLAPDGVGLLLFVVVPTVLALVVGLFDVDGFGNVSWAGLDNFRLMAGDGLLWRSFGITATYAVLFVPLTFFAALGLALLVKDRFPGVGAVRAALFLPNAVSLVVIGLMWQFMLTDKTGVVSRMFAAVGLDGISWLGDPGLALFTLVLISVWFLMGYQMLIFLGGLQDIPREYYDAATADGAGAWQRFRHVTWPMLRPTSFFVLVTATINAVTGLQAFDLVFVTTSGGPANSTSTIVYYAYQQAFQFGRFGYAAAICALLVVVLGAVTAGLFALTRGGRFDA encoded by the coding sequence ATGAGCGCAACGCTGATCGAGCCGACCGCCACCGGGACCCGGGGACGCCGAGCGGGCCGCCGCCGGGACGACTCGGCCGCCGCCTTCGCCTTCCTGGCGCCGGACGGCGTGGGCCTGCTGCTGTTCGTCGTGGTGCCGACGGTGCTCGCGCTGGTGGTCGGGCTGTTCGACGTCGACGGCTTCGGCAACGTGAGCTGGGCGGGGCTGGACAACTTCCGGCTGATGGCCGGCGACGGGCTGCTGTGGCGCAGCTTCGGCATCACGGCGACCTACGCGGTGCTGTTCGTGCCGCTGACCTTCTTCGCCGCGCTCGGGCTGGCGCTGCTGGTCAAGGACCGGTTCCCGGGCGTCGGCGCGGTGCGCGCCGCGCTGTTCCTGCCCAACGCGGTCAGCCTGGTCGTCATCGGCCTGATGTGGCAGTTCATGCTCACCGACAAGACCGGCGTGGTCAGCAGGATGTTCGCCGCGGTCGGCCTGGACGGGATCTCCTGGCTGGGCGACCCGGGACTCGCGCTGTTCACGCTGGTGCTGATCAGCGTGTGGTTCCTGATGGGCTACCAGATGCTGATCTTCCTCGGCGGCCTGCAGGACATCCCGCGCGAGTACTACGACGCGGCCACTGCGGACGGTGCGGGGGCGTGGCAGCGGTTCCGCCACGTGACCTGGCCGATGCTGCGGCCGACCAGCTTCTTCGTGCTGGTCACCGCGACCATCAACGCCGTGACCGGGTTGCAGGCGTTCGACCTGGTCTTCGTGACCACCTCGGGCGGACCGGCCAACTCGACCTCCACCATCGTCTACTACGCCTACCAGCAGGCGTTCCAGTTCGGCCGCTTCGGCTACGCCGCGGCGATCTGCGCCCTGCTGGTGGTGGTGCTCGGCGCGGTGACAGCGGGTCTGTTCGCGCTGACGCGGGGAGGGCGGTTCGATGCGTGA
- a CDS encoding ABC transporter substrate-binding protein, with the protein MSRRGFLRGVGAAAVAGPALVGCAPRRDPREISLWNFYGPGGQTKSQSDWFVQLAEDWNATHDVKVRLRYVPNKDYKAGPTLQTSFSAGAGPDVFLLSPGDFLRYYNGGALADITPHLPPGAREDFLPEVLETRLVDGRVYGLPMEIEPLALYYGERAFEQVGLSEGDLPRTWDDLLGLAERLTTPERFGLLFETNPGYYQNFTWYQCMWMSGGEVFTPDQRRAAFGGEGVHAALRFWQDAVRAGSAPRRVQGEGGNDTISNIAAGFCAMQQTGIWGIAEIAEQAPDFRYGVVPMPAPPGGAYTTVLGSWAMVANAKGANPEAAAEFVAWALGSFEPSCIDRMRRWNTEAKSNLPPRYSVRRAAEERGAFGDGPMRVFADQVMAEARPEPRFPPEVYRAISDALQSCQLDGGDPAEAAAGAAEQIDTFLSTYDGAAIQ; encoded by the coding sequence TTGAGCCGCCGTGGTTTCCTGCGCGGCGTCGGGGCCGCCGCCGTCGCCGGGCCCGCGCTCGTCGGCTGCGCGCCACGCCGCGATCCCCGCGAGATCAGCCTGTGGAACTTCTACGGGCCGGGCGGTCAGACCAAGAGCCAGAGCGACTGGTTCGTCCAGCTCGCCGAGGACTGGAACGCCACCCACGACGTCAAGGTCCGGCTGCGCTACGTGCCGAACAAGGACTACAAGGCCGGGCCGACGTTGCAGACGTCGTTCAGCGCCGGTGCGGGGCCCGACGTCTTCCTGCTCAGCCCCGGCGACTTCCTGCGCTACTACAACGGGGGAGCGCTGGCCGACATCACCCCGCACCTGCCGCCCGGCGCGCGTGAGGACTTCCTGCCGGAGGTGCTGGAGACGCGGCTGGTCGACGGGCGCGTCTACGGGCTGCCGATGGAGATCGAGCCGCTGGCGCTCTACTACGGCGAGCGCGCGTTCGAGCAAGTCGGGCTCTCCGAAGGAGATCTGCCGCGCACCTGGGACGACCTGCTGGGCCTGGCCGAACGGCTCACCACCCCGGAACGCTTCGGCCTGCTCTTCGAGACCAACCCCGGCTACTACCAGAACTTCACCTGGTACCAGTGCATGTGGATGTCCGGCGGCGAGGTGTTCACCCCGGACCAGCGGCGCGCGGCCTTCGGGGGCGAAGGCGTGCACGCGGCGCTGCGGTTCTGGCAGGACGCGGTGCGCGCGGGATCGGCGCCGCGTCGCGTGCAGGGCGAGGGCGGCAACGACACGATCTCCAACATCGCGGCCGGCTTCTGCGCGATGCAGCAGACCGGGATCTGGGGCATCGCCGAGATCGCCGAGCAGGCACCGGACTTCCGCTACGGCGTCGTCCCCATGCCCGCACCGCCGGGCGGCGCCTACACGACGGTCCTGGGTAGCTGGGCGATGGTGGCCAACGCCAAGGGCGCCAATCCGGAGGCCGCCGCGGAGTTCGTCGCCTGGGCGCTGGGCAGCTTCGAGCCCTCGTGCATCGACCGGATGCGCCGCTGGAACACCGAGGCCAAGTCGAACCTGCCGCCCCGCTACTCGGTGCGCCGCGCGGCCGAGGAGCGCGGCGCCTTCGGCGACGGGCCGATGCGGGTGTTCGCCGACCAGGTGATGGCCGAGGCGCGGCCGGAACCGCGCTTCCCGCCCGAGGTCTACCGCGCGATCTCCGACGCCCTGCAGTCCTGCCAGCTCGACGGCGGCGACCCCGCCGAAGCCGCGGCCGGTGCGGCGGAGCAGATCGACACCTTCCTGTCGACCTACGACGGAGCGGCGATCCAATGA
- a CDS encoding amino acid ABC transporter ATP-binding protein gives MDVIGTPRIARRRVPHSGREVVKLRGVRKDFGDRRGIDGIDLTVHQGEVVAVIGPSGAGKSTLARVVNHLEVPDEGTVEVNGRAIGRRADGRPAGNRELAEQRRDVGMVFQRFNLFPHKTVLENVMLAPAHLRIGNPDEIRANALELLRKVGLSEHLQRYPHELSGGQQQRVAIARALAMRPSVLLFDEPTSALDPELVGEVLSVMSDLAQEGRTMLVVTHELRFVRDIADWVVFVDHGRILRQGRPEEILRGAGEQRIERFFASVSP, from the coding sequence ATGGACGTGATCGGCACGCCGCGCATCGCCCGCCGGCGCGTGCCGCACTCGGGCCGGGAGGTCGTGAAGCTGCGCGGGGTGCGCAAGGACTTCGGCGACCGGCGCGGCATCGACGGCATCGACCTGACCGTGCACCAAGGGGAAGTCGTCGCGGTCATCGGTCCGTCGGGCGCGGGCAAGTCGACGCTGGCAAGGGTCGTCAACCACCTCGAGGTGCCCGACGAGGGCACCGTGGAGGTCAACGGCCGGGCCATCGGCAGGCGGGCCGACGGACGACCGGCGGGCAACCGCGAACTGGCCGAGCAGCGGCGCGACGTCGGCATGGTCTTCCAGCGCTTCAACCTCTTCCCGCACAAGACGGTGCTGGAGAACGTGATGCTGGCACCGGCGCACCTGCGCATCGGCAATCCGGACGAGATCCGGGCCAACGCGCTGGAACTGCTGCGCAAGGTCGGGCTTTCCGAGCACCTGCAACGGTATCCGCACGAGCTGTCCGGCGGGCAGCAGCAGCGCGTCGCCATCGCCCGCGCGCTGGCTATGCGGCCCAGCGTGCTGCTTTTCGACGAGCCGACCTCCGCGCTGGACCCCGAACTCGTCGGCGAGGTGCTGTCGGTGATGTCGGACCTGGCGCAGGAAGGCCGGACCATGCTGGTGGTCACCCACGAACTCCGGTTCGTGCGCGACATCGCCGACTGGGTCGTGTTCGTCGACCACGGCCGGATCCTGCGGCAGGGCAGGCCGGAGGAGATCCTGCGCGGGGCCGGGGAGCAGCGCATCGAGCGGTTCTTCGCCAGCGTCAGCCCGTAA